The genomic interval GGTAATGTAAAGGTCGCAGCTGCCATAACCATCCTGACGGTTACAGGCAGTAAAAACCAGCGTCCGCCCATCGGCAGACACACTGCAGGTACCTTCGTTATTGATTGTATTGATTTCTTTTGAAATTTCTTCCGGCACGTCCCAGCCTTTTCCCTTCCGGTGAGTGATGTAAATATTTTCGTCCCGGTTTTCTGTTAAACCAGAGAATATCAGTGTTTCATCATCTGCGGTTAATACGGGGAAATATTGTGAATGTAAAAAATTTACTGTGTCACCCAATGTATGCTTTTGAATTTTTAAAGGGCTTTTAACTGCATTTCGGGCAAACTTGGAAGAATTGACTGATTTTTCAGCAAGCCGTGCCAAACTTGATTTTGGTGGAAATAAGGAAAGCGCTTTTTGATAGTTTACCAATGCAGAATCATATTTTTCCAATTGAAAAAAATAACGCCCAAGCCACTGGTAAGCAGTAGCCGACTGGGCGACCGATGGTTGAATGGCTACAAGCCGGACGTAATGCAGTTTGGCTAAATCTGTATTTTTTTGAAGATCATAGATCTGGGCAAGACGCAAATGGCTTTCTGCGTGGTCTGGTTCTGCCTGAATAACTTTTTCAAACAATGCAGCCGCTTCATTCAGCTGACGATCCTGCCAGGCTTTTTGTGCTTTGTCATAAAGTTCCCGTGCTTTTTTTGACACTGGCACATTTTGCCCGAAACCGGGCTGCAAACAAACAAAAAATCCTATTAGAAAAGTCAGTAAAGCGCGGTGCATTATGGAATATTCATGTACTTGTGTGTCTGTAACGACATTTTCCATTTTGGATTGTCTTTGATATAATCAATTATCAAAGGCAGCATTTGCTCGTGCTTACTCCATTCCGGCTGTAATAATAAAGTACAGTTTTCATTGACTAATGCAGCATGTTCTTCGGCAAAAGCAAAATCACTTTTGTTATAAATAATCGCTTTCAGCTCATTGGCGGCTGTATAAATATCAGTATGCGGCGTTTTAAATTTCTTGGGAGAAAAACAAACCCAGTTCCAATGCCCGGTAACCGGATAAACACCGGATGTTTCAATATTCGTCTGGAAACCAGCATGCTGTAAACGGCTTGTCAGTTCATCCAGATTATACATCAGAGGCTCTCCGCCCGTTATCACCGCCAACCGGCCTTTATATTGCAAGGCACCTGCTATAATAGTATCCAATGAAGTTTTGGGATGAATGTCTGCATCCCAGGATTCTTTTACATCACACCAGTGACAGCCCACATCACAGCCTCCAAGGCGGATAAAATAGGCTGCTTTACCGCTATGCTGGCCTTCACCCTGTAAGGTGTAAAAGGCTTCCATCAGGGGAAGTTGAGTAGTAACGATGGGTAATGTTTCAGTAAGCAAAATTGTAAATGACAAGTGTTAAAAAATAGGTAACCGCTAAGTTAGGTCAACAAAAGTACGGCTGGAATGGTTTAACCGGCTGCCTTAGAAAGATATGTAGGTTAAAAATACTTGCTGATACAGTCAGCAATTGTCTGCATTCCTTTGTCCGAAGGATGCATACCAACACCTGCATCAGTAAAAGATTTAT from Dyadobacter sp. NIV53 carries:
- a CDS encoding 7-carboxy-7-deazaguanine synthase QueE yields the protein MEAFYTLQGEGQHSGKAAYFIRLGGCDVGCHWCDVKESWDADIHPKTSLDTIIAGALQYKGRLAVITGGEPLMYNLDELTSRLQHAGFQTNIETSGVYPVTGHWNWVCFSPKKFKTPHTDIYTAANELKAIIYNKSDFAFAEEHAALVNENCTLLLQPEWSKHEQMLPLIIDYIKDNPKWKMSLQTHKYMNIP